From Leptolyngbya sp. 'hensonii', the proteins below share one genomic window:
- a CDS encoding putative PEP-binding protein, giving the protein MLTTVKKERSTQLRAQDGQQAQVFLTLENPSEAFSLAGLPVGGVGLVQLEFMLMHSIQIHPLALIHFDQVQSSSERERIGRLTRHYEDGQKAQFFVDRLAQGLGTIAAAFYPRPVIVRFSNLTSTEFALLLGGSQFELQEENPQIGWRGASRYTTDRYRAAFALECQALRRVRDGIGLTNIIPMVPFCRTPAEGRRVLEEMAQHGLEQGKNELQVYLMAELPSHVMQAEAFCTLFDGLSVNLDSLTQLALGLDQASERLTEQGEGQNEVIERMVQHLLAATRKYHRPLGLCRESPGFSQTGNRWLGQPGVPWLSLRPDAAVQKLATILV; this is encoded by the coding sequence ATGCTGACAACGGTAAAGAAAGAACGATCCACTCAACTCAGAGCACAGGATGGACAACAGGCTCAGGTGTTCCTGACTCTGGAGAATCCCTCTGAGGCGTTCAGTCTGGCTGGACTCCCCGTCGGTGGGGTGGGTCTGGTGCAGTTGGAGTTTATGCTGATGCACTCGATTCAAATCCATCCCCTGGCCCTGATCCATTTTGATCAGGTGCAGTCGTCCTCTGAGCGGGAGCGGATTGGTCGCTTAACTCGTCATTATGAGGATGGGCAGAAAGCTCAGTTTTTTGTCGATCGGCTGGCTCAGGGATTGGGAACGATCGCTGCCGCTTTTTATCCCAGGCCAGTGATTGTCCGGTTCTCTAATCTCACTAGTACTGAGTTTGCCCTGCTGCTGGGGGGAAGTCAGTTTGAGTTACAGGAAGAAAACCCCCAGATTGGCTGGCGCGGGGCCTCCCGCTATACCACCGATCGCTATCGGGCAGCCTTTGCGTTGGAATGTCAGGCATTGCGGCGCGTGCGGGATGGGATTGGCCTGACAAATATCATTCCTATGGTTCCCTTCTGTCGCACTCCTGCAGAAGGCCGTCGGGTGCTGGAGGAGATGGCCCAGCATGGTCTGGAGCAAGGTAAAAATGAACTGCAGGTTTACCTGATGGCAGAGTTGCCCAGTCATGTAATGCAGGCAGAGGCATTCTGTACCCTTTTTGATGGCCTGTCCGTCAACCTCGATTCCCTGACCCAACTGGCTCTGGGATTAGACCAAGCCTCAGAGCGACTGACAGAGCAAGGGGAAGGACAAAATGAGGTGATCGAACGGATGGTGCAGCACTTACTGGCAGCCACCCGAAAATACCACCGTCCTCTGGGGTTGTGTCGAGAGTCGCCAGGGTTTTCCCAGACTGGGAATCGGTGGTTAGGGCAACCCGGTGTTCCCTGGCTCAGCCTGCGTCCCGATGCCGCCGTTCAGAAGCTGGCGACGATCTTGGTATGA
- the bioD gene encoding dethiobiotin synthase, whose protein sequence is MLFITATDTDAGKTVLTLALAAYWQTYCKSRRLGIMKPIQAGIGDRELYTRLLQLDQTPEEMTPLAFQAPLAPPLAAAQEGRHVELEQVWQTLEALQHKKDWVLIEALGGLGSPVTWETTVADLAWDWRLPTVLVVPVRLGAIAQAVANVALARQSRIHLKGIVLNCVQPCSQSEQENWAPIDLIQSLTATPVLGSLPHLNDPTDLEKLAQVASSLDLERLLPISAGC, encoded by the coding sequence GTGCTCTTCATTACAGCTACCGACACAGATGCCGGTAAAACAGTCCTAACCCTGGCTCTGGCTGCTTACTGGCAGACCTACTGCAAGTCCAGACGCCTCGGGATTATGAAACCGATTCAAGCGGGGATTGGCGATCGGGAACTGTATACCCGTCTGCTGCAATTGGATCAAACCCCTGAGGAAATGACCCCGCTGGCTTTCCAGGCTCCCCTGGCCCCGCCCCTGGCTGCAGCTCAAGAAGGGCGGCATGTGGAGTTAGAGCAGGTCTGGCAAACCCTGGAGGCGTTGCAACACAAGAAGGATTGGGTGCTGATCGAAGCCCTGGGAGGGCTGGGCTCTCCCGTGACCTGGGAGACAACGGTGGCTGACCTGGCCTGGGATTGGCGACTGCCCACGGTGCTGGTGGTGCCCGTTCGGTTAGGGGCGATCGCCCAGGCGGTTGCAAACGTTGCCCTGGCCCGCCAGTCCCGGATTCATCTCAAGGGGATTGTTCTCAACTGTGTCCAGCCCTGTTCCCAATCAGAGCAGGAAAACTGGGCTCCGATCGACTTAATCCAATCCCTAACCGCTACCCCGGTGTTAGGCTCCCTCCCCCACCTGAATGACCCCACCGATCTGGAAAAGCTGGCCCAGGTGGCATCAAGCCTGGATCTGGAAAGGTTGCTGCCGATTTCTGCTGGCTGCTGA
- a CDS encoding serine/threonine-protein kinase, translating into MQLPIPIGTILQNRYRIVEVLGQGGFGRTYLAEDQGRFRELCALKELIPAQNGDYALEKSRELFQREATTLHQIQHPQIPKFVATFEQDQRLFMVQEYVEGQTYRAILDARKSRGYTFSETEIVQLLQQLLPVLAYIHTRGIIHRDIAPDNIILREQDHLPVLIDFGVVKELATRFQQADTGIQATTVGKPGYAPSEQIQTGRAFPSSDLYALAVTTIVLLTGRDPQELFNESTLSWNWQRWVAVNSRLAQILNQMLKPSPTDRYQSADEVLFALQNLNSPALPVAPASAMMTGGAAGVTQAATVAIGGQRPLPRGAANIPDSTIPTPQVRSFWEDPLAVISIGTAMALAAGFGSWAIVSALLSKPQPQPTPTETVVVSPVPTTSPSPKPASPSPTVRPTPVNYSQRLRLTLGEPSRVNGSLRANQTVSYIFSGQEGQQLDVSTPSEGVLLSVLAPSGEPVDANANRVNRWNGTLPFTGDYAIQVKPVKGIDRADYRLKVALAEPAPTPTPTPTSSPSASPSPNLSPSPSLPETVEVSQVDFPAGKTQTRVSGRARPEAVKRYLVTVQQGQVLSVEVIEGSVTLDIRRPDGQLIQDAARILSWQSQVDVAGEYQIDVIATSGSGYTLDVSVRD; encoded by the coding sequence ATGCAACTACCTATCCCGATCGGCACGATTCTCCAGAACCGCTATCGCATTGTTGAAGTCTTAGGGCAGGGGGGATTTGGTCGTACCTACCTGGCTGAAGATCAGGGGCGCTTTCGCGAACTCTGTGCCCTGAAGGAATTGATCCCGGCCCAGAATGGGGACTATGCCCTGGAAAAGTCCCGTGAGCTCTTTCAGCGGGAAGCCACGACCCTGCATCAAATTCAACATCCCCAGATTCCCAAATTTGTAGCCACCTTTGAGCAAGATCAGCGGCTCTTCATGGTCCAGGAGTATGTTGAAGGCCAGACCTACCGAGCTATTTTAGATGCTCGAAAATCCCGGGGCTACACTTTCTCAGAAACGGAGATTGTTCAACTGCTGCAGCAACTCCTGCCCGTTTTGGCCTATATCCATACCCGGGGCATTATTCATCGAGACATTGCCCCTGACAATATTATTCTGCGGGAGCAAGATCACCTGCCGGTTTTGATTGATTTCGGGGTGGTAAAAGAGCTGGCGACTCGGTTTCAGCAAGCGGATACGGGCATTCAGGCCACAACCGTTGGTAAACCAGGTTACGCCCCCAGCGAACAAATTCAGACGGGGCGGGCTTTCCCCAGCAGTGATCTGTATGCTTTAGCGGTAACGACGATCGTGCTCCTGACGGGTCGAGATCCCCAGGAGCTCTTTAATGAAAGCACCCTGTCCTGGAACTGGCAACGCTGGGTCGCCGTCAACTCTAGGCTGGCTCAGATTCTGAACCAGATGCTGAAACCCTCCCCCACCGATCGCTACCAGTCGGCAGATGAGGTCTTGTTCGCCCTGCAAAACTTGAACAGTCCGGCCCTCCCGGTGGCTCCAGCCTCGGCCATGATGACCGGGGGGGCTGCTGGGGTTACCCAGGCAGCAACGGTGGCGATCGGCGGCCAGCGTCCTCTGCCAAGAGGAGCAGCTAATATACCCGATTCCACTATCCCCACGCCCCAGGTGCGGTCTTTCTGGGAAGACCCCCTTGCGGTCATTTCCATTGGCACAGCTATGGCCCTGGCCGCAGGCTTTGGCTCCTGGGCGATCGTCAGTGCCCTGCTCTCGAAGCCCCAGCCCCAACCCACACCAACGGAGACCGTGGTGGTCAGTCCAGTTCCAACGACTTCCCCATCTCCCAAACCAGCGAGCCCCAGCCCCACGGTTCGTCCCACCCCGGTTAACTACAGCCAGCGCTTGCGGTTAACCCTGGGGGAGCCCAGTCGGGTGAATGGATCTTTGCGGGCCAATCAAACCGTGAGCTACATTTTTTCTGGGCAGGAAGGGCAGCAATTGGATGTCTCCACCCCTAGCGAGGGGGTGCTTCTGTCTGTGCTTGCCCCCAGTGGAGAACCCGTTGATGCCAATGCCAACCGGGTCAATCGCTGGAATGGAACCTTGCCGTTTACGGGTGACTATGCCATTCAGGTGAAGCCCGTCAAAGGCATCGATCGGGCTGATTATCGACTCAAAGTGGCCCTAGCGGAGCCTGCCCCAACCCCAACCCCGACCCCAACCTCAAGCCCCAGTGCCAGTCCTTCTCCAAACCTCTCCCCCAGTCCGTCACTGCCAGAAACCGTGGAGGTCAGCCAGGTAGATTTTCCCGCCGGGAAAACCCAAACTCGGGTTTCTGGTAGAGCCCGCCCGGAGGCGGTCAAACGGTATCTGGTGACGGTACAGCAAGGTCAAGTGCTGAGCGTGGAAGTGATTGAAGGCTCAGTCACCCTGGATATTCGCAGACCGGATGGCCAGTTGATTCAGGATGCGGCCCGGATCCTGTCTTGGCAGAGTCAGGTGGACGTAGCAGGCGAATACCAGATTGATGTGATTGCGACCAGTGGTAGCGGCTACACCCTGGATGTCAGTGTAAGGGATTGA
- a CDS encoding response regulator — translation MSQPQRIVLIVDDSPEDRELYRRCLMGDPDRTYLFLEASLGQQGLELWQQGQPDLILLDYCLPDLDGLEFLAQLQSLTHQPYLPVIVVTGQGNEAIAVQAIKAGAQDYRVKGQISQENLQLAADKVIEAVRLQSQLQQNLDRERLINKITQQIYQSLDLDTILQTVVTGVRQFLRTDRVLLFRLQPEGQGTVVTESVGADWPPLLSTTYSDPCLHEGYIAPLRQGLVTSKSDIYDGSMDPCHVELLAKLQVQANLVIPILQDQQLWGLLIAHHCAASRQWQSMEIDVLKELSHQVGIALRQAELYQQTQQELRERQQAEMALRRANERFQLAASAINGPIYEWDLKTGMVERSQGLFQLLGYTLTEDEDTADWWLERIHPDDLQAIQAHFQANLSTTEPFCSAYRVRHKNGHYIWVEDRSIVVQDETGQPIRIVGSTLDISDRKRTDAALQTSNAIAQQQLAEIEAIYQSAPIGLNVLDLNLRFVRINEKLAEINGFSVQEHLGRTIRELLPNLADQTEQLLLPILQTGEPLLNVEITGETPAQPGVQRTWLEHFLPLKQGDQIIGISTVCEEITDRKQAELTLKESEERFRTLADNMSQFAWMADASGEVFWYNQRWFEYTGTTLEVMQGWGWEKVHHPDHVDRVVQHVRHCFATGELWEDTFPLRRQDGTYRWFLSRATPIRNENGQIVRWFGTNTDIDDHKQAEMLLQEQNERLSLLYQATRDLLSTVEPVQLIAQLFHNLKDKLALDIYLNYLIDPEQQQLRLASYAGIPESIVGKLEWLNYDETICGVATQQQRQVVVVDMQRSDNPKIALVQSLGVTAYAVQPLTSGGHLFGTLSFGSRSRTHFTADEAELMQSLCDQIAVALERSQLMQSLQLQNEQLQRANQIKDEFLAILSHELRSPLNPILGWTKLLQTRKFDATKTAEALATIERNARLQTQLIDDLLDVAKILRGKLNLNAVPVSLVAVIEAAIDTVKTAAVAKSIRIDAVLPQMGPVSGDATRLQQILWNLLANAIKFTPAGGRIEIRLDSVELKAEETGKGGRGSSLPIAPFFQTSHPYAQITVRDNGKGIDPAFLPYIFESFRQEDVSTTRKYGGLGLGLAIVRHLVEAHGGSITAHSPGEGLGATFTVRFPLLSTVPEPEPMTQLPKASPILTGVRVLVIDDEPDARELLAVLLSSSGAEVMTVASAKETLATLTSFPADILVSDIGMPEIDGYTLLQQVRSLSPEQGGQIPAIALTAYAGDMNRQQALAMGFQAHMTKPVEPDQLIQAIVALVKSTSQQG, via the coding sequence ATGAGCCAGCCACAACGCATCGTCCTCATTGTCGATGACTCCCCCGAAGACCGGGAACTCTACCGGCGGTGTCTTATGGGCGACCCCGATCGCACTTACCTCTTTCTGGAAGCATCTCTGGGACAACAGGGACTGGAACTCTGGCAGCAAGGTCAGCCGGACCTCATCCTGTTGGACTACTGTTTGCCTGATCTGGATGGCCTGGAATTTTTGGCCCAGTTGCAATCCCTCACTCACCAACCTTACCTACCTGTGATTGTCGTGACGGGACAGGGAAATGAGGCGATCGCAGTCCAGGCGATCAAAGCCGGGGCTCAGGATTATCGGGTTAAAGGACAGATTAGCCAGGAGAATTTGCAGTTAGCTGCAGATAAAGTCATTGAAGCAGTTCGGCTCCAGAGCCAATTGCAACAGAACCTCGATCGAGAACGGCTGATTAACAAGATCACCCAGCAAATTTACCAATCTCTGGATCTGGACACTATTCTGCAAACGGTTGTGACTGGCGTGCGACAGTTTCTCCGCACCGATCGGGTGCTCCTGTTTCGCCTCCAACCAGAAGGGCAGGGCACCGTGGTGACAGAATCGGTGGGGGCAGACTGGCCCCCTCTCTTGTCTACGACCTACTCCGATCCGTGCCTGCATGAGGGTTACATTGCGCCCTTGCGGCAGGGACTAGTCACGAGCAAATCGGATATTTATGATGGCAGTATGGACCCCTGCCATGTCGAGCTGTTAGCCAAGTTGCAGGTCCAGGCCAATCTGGTCATCCCCATTTTGCAGGATCAGCAATTGTGGGGGCTGCTGATTGCTCACCATTGCGCCGCTTCCCGGCAATGGCAATCTATGGAGATTGATGTACTCAAAGAGCTGTCGCATCAGGTGGGGATTGCGCTCCGGCAGGCTGAGCTATATCAGCAAACCCAGCAGGAACTGAGAGAACGTCAGCAGGCTGAAATGGCCCTACGGCGGGCTAACGAGCGGTTTCAATTGGCTGCATCTGCTATCAATGGCCCAATCTACGAGTGGGACTTGAAAACGGGTATGGTGGAACGATCGCAGGGTCTGTTCCAGTTACTTGGATATACCCTGACGGAAGACGAAGATACAGCAGACTGGTGGCTTGAGCGCATTCATCCAGATGACTTACAGGCCATTCAGGCCCATTTCCAGGCCAACCTATCCACGACTGAGCCTTTCTGCAGTGCCTATCGGGTCCGACATAAAAATGGTCACTATATCTGGGTAGAAGACCGGAGCATTGTGGTCCAAGATGAAACAGGTCAACCGATCCGAATTGTCGGCAGCACCCTCGATATCAGTGATCGGAAACGAACCGATGCAGCTCTGCAGACTAGTAATGCGATCGCCCAGCAGCAACTGGCCGAAATTGAGGCCATTTATCAATCAGCTCCGATCGGTCTGAATGTGCTCGATCTCAATCTACGCTTCGTGCGGATTAATGAGAAGCTGGCTGAAATCAATGGCTTTTCAGTCCAAGAGCATCTTGGCCGGACCATTCGAGAACTTCTCCCCAATCTGGCTGATCAGACAGAACAATTGCTGCTGCCCATCCTGCAGACCGGAGAACCTTTATTAAACGTGGAAATTACCGGAGAGACTCCGGCCCAACCGGGTGTACAACGCACCTGGTTGGAACATTTCTTGCCCCTGAAACAGGGCGACCAGATTATTGGCATCAGTACAGTTTGCGAAGAGATCACCGATCGTAAGCAGGCAGAACTCACCCTGAAGGAGAGTGAAGAACGGTTTCGCACCCTGGCCGATAATATGTCCCAATTCGCCTGGATGGCAGATGCCAGCGGAGAGGTCTTCTGGTATAACCAGCGCTGGTTTGAGTATACCGGCACCACGCTGGAAGTCATGCAGGGATGGGGATGGGAAAAAGTGCACCATCCTGACCATGTGGATCGGGTGGTTCAGCATGTCCGCCACTGCTTTGCCACCGGGGAGTTATGGGAAGACACCTTTCCTCTGCGGAGACAAGATGGTACCTATCGATGGTTCCTGTCTCGGGCTACCCCGATTCGCAACGAGAACGGCCAAATTGTCCGCTGGTTTGGCACTAATACAGATATTGATGACCACAAACAGGCAGAAATGCTGCTCCAGGAGCAGAATGAGCGCCTGAGCCTGCTCTATCAGGCCACAAGGGATCTGCTGTCTACCGTGGAGCCCGTGCAACTGATTGCCCAACTGTTTCACAATCTGAAAGATAAGCTAGCGTTGGATATCTACCTGAACTATCTCATTGATCCAGAGCAGCAACAGCTCCGATTAGCCTCCTACGCAGGTATTCCTGAGTCGATCGTCGGCAAGCTTGAATGGCTCAACTACGATGAGACGATCTGTGGCGTTGCCACCCAACAACAGCGTCAGGTCGTGGTTGTGGATATGCAACGCTCAGACAATCCTAAAATTGCTCTGGTGCAATCTCTGGGAGTGACAGCTTACGCTGTCCAACCCTTGACGAGTGGGGGACATCTCTTTGGCACCCTATCCTTCGGTAGCCGCAGTCGCACTCACTTTACTGCAGATGAAGCTGAGCTGATGCAATCCCTGTGCGATCAGATTGCCGTTGCTCTGGAACGATCGCAACTGATGCAATCCCTGCAGTTGCAAAACGAGCAATTACAGCGGGCTAACCAGATTAAGGATGAATTTCTGGCCATTCTCTCCCATGAACTGAGATCGCCGCTCAACCCCATTCTGGGTTGGACTAAGCTCCTGCAAACCCGCAAGTTTGACGCTACTAAAACGGCTGAAGCACTGGCTACGATCGAGCGGAATGCCCGCTTACAAACTCAACTCATTGATGACTTGCTGGATGTCGCCAAGATTCTGCGGGGCAAACTGAATCTGAATGCGGTTCCTGTTAGTTTGGTTGCGGTGATTGAAGCCGCGATTGATACGGTTAAAACGGCAGCAGTAGCCAAATCCATTCGGATTGACGCCGTTTTACCCCAGATGGGGCCTGTGTCAGGGGATGCAACTCGCCTGCAGCAAATTCTGTGGAACCTGCTAGCCAATGCTATCAAGTTCACACCAGCGGGAGGACGGATAGAGATTCGCTTAGATTCCGTAGAGCTGAAGGCAGAAGAAACTGGCAAAGGGGGTAGAGGCTCTTCTCTGCCCATTGCCCCATTCTTCCAGACTTCCCACCCCTATGCCCAAATCACGGTGAGGGATAATGGCAAGGGCATCGATCCAGCCTTCCTCCCTTATATCTTTGAGTCTTTTCGCCAAGAGGATGTTTCAACCACCCGCAAATATGGTGGGTTAGGGTTGGGATTGGCGATCGTCCGGCATCTGGTGGAAGCCCATGGAGGAAGCATTACAGCCCACAGCCCTGGGGAAGGGTTGGGAGCTACATTTACAGTTCGGTTTCCCCTGCTGAGTACCGTGCCAGAGCCAGAGCCAATGACCCAGTTGCCTAAAGCATCCCCCATTCTAACTGGGGTTCGAGTTCTGGTGATCGATGATGAACCGGATGCCCGTGAGTTACTCGCCGTGTTATTAAGCAGTTCGGGGGCAGAAGTGATGACTGTGGCCTCTGCCAAGGAAACCCTGGCGACTCTCACATCCTTTCCAGCCGATATTTTGGTGAGTGATATTGGCATGCCAGAGATCGATGGCTATACCCTCCTCCAACAAGTGCGGTCTCTGTCTCCGGAGCAGGGTGGGCAAATTCCCGCGATCGCCCTGACCGCCTATGCTGGGGACATGAATCGGCAGCAGGCACTGGCCATGGGATTCCAGGCCCATATGACCAAGCCCGTTGAGCCTGATCAGTTAATTCAAGCGATCGTCGCGCTGGTCAAATCAACCTCTCAGCAAGGCTGA
- a CDS encoding M20 family metallopeptidase, which translates to MVLTSLAPATVDLASIRLQIRTLQPQLVEWRRHLHQNPELGFREHRTAEFISQKLTAWGIEHQTGVAETGIVALITGTRSGPVLAIRADMDALPIQEQNQVPYRSQQDGVMHACGHDGHVTIGLGTAYYLSHHREAFAGTVKLIFQPAEEGPGGAKPMIAAGALQNPDVDGIIGLHLWNNLPLGTIGVRSGALMAAVELFRCTIQGKGGHGAIPQQTIDSIVVGAQVVTALQTIVARNVNPIDSAVVTVGEFHAGTAKNIIADSAHLAGTVRYFNPEYEGYFKQRIEQIIAGVCQSHGATYELDYHSLYPPVINHPEMADLVRSVAEAVVETPAGLVPECQTMGGEDMSFFLQAVPGCYFFLGSANPARDLAYPHHHPRFDFDEITLGMGVELFVRCVEKFLK; encoded by the coding sequence ATGGTTCTGACCTCTCTTGCTCCTGCGACTGTAGACCTTGCCAGCATCCGGCTTCAGATCCGGACTTTGCAACCTCAATTGGTGGAGTGGCGACGGCATCTTCATCAGAATCCAGAACTGGGTTTCCGAGAACACCGGACCGCCGAGTTCATTTCCCAAAAATTGACGGCCTGGGGGATTGAGCATCAGACTGGCGTGGCCGAAACTGGGATTGTGGCTTTAATTACAGGAACTCGCTCCGGGCCAGTCCTGGCCATTCGGGCGGATATGGATGCATTACCCATTCAGGAACAAAATCAGGTTCCCTATCGATCGCAACAGGATGGGGTGATGCATGCCTGCGGTCATGATGGCCATGTGACGATCGGTCTGGGGACAGCTTACTATCTGTCGCACCATCGGGAAGCCTTCGCTGGTACGGTTAAGCTGATTTTTCAGCCTGCTGAAGAAGGCCCGGGTGGGGCCAAACCCATGATTGCTGCAGGTGCATTACAGAATCCCGATGTGGACGGGATCATCGGCCTGCACCTGTGGAATAACCTGCCCCTGGGCACGATCGGGGTCCGTTCGGGGGCGCTGATGGCGGCTGTAGAACTGTTCCGTTGCACAATTCAGGGCAAGGGTGGCCATGGGGCAATTCCCCAGCAAACGATCGATTCCATTGTGGTCGGGGCTCAGGTGGTGACTGCCTTGCAGACGATTGTGGCCCGGAATGTGAATCCGATCGATTCTGCAGTGGTGACGGTGGGTGAGTTTCATGCCGGAACCGCCAAGAATATCATCGCCGACTCGGCCCACCTGGCTGGCACCGTGCGGTATTTCAACCCTGAGTACGAAGGTTATTTCAAGCAGCGCATTGAGCAAATTATTGCGGGGGTTTGCCAGAGCCATGGGGCCACTTACGAACTGGACTATCACTCCCTTTATCCACCGGTGATTAATCACCCCGAGATGGCGGATCTGGTGCGATCGGTGGCTGAAGCCGTGGTGGAAACTCCGGCTGGTCTGGTCCCAGAATGCCAAACGATGGGGGGCGAAGATATGTCCTTCTTCCTACAGGCAGTGCCCGGATGTTATTTCTTCCTGGGGTCAGCCAATCCAGCCAGAGATCTGGCCTATCCCCATCACCATCCCCGCTTCGATTTTGATGAAATCACCCTGGGAATGGGGGTAGAACTCTTTGTTCGTTGTGTTGAAAAGTTTCTCAAATAG
- a CDS encoding serine/threonine-protein kinase, which translates to MQPPIPNGTVLQGHYRLVKVLGQGGFGRTYLAEDQGRFNERCVVKEFIPVQGDTYALEKSKELFQREAATLYQIEHPQIPRFRATFEQGRRLFFVQDFVEGKTYSKLLEERMEQAQAFSEQEIIHLLQQMLPILAYIHGKGIIHRDISPDNIMLRERDRLPVLIDFGVVKEIASQVQGAAGQVTQGTTVGKLGFAPSEQLQTGKAYPNSDLYALAVTCVVLLTGQSPQSMLDETTLTWHWHHRVPSLSPLLIQLINKMLSPKPTNRYQSATEVAQTLRSLTGLVQPAIAPDSKPTTLQGGATNITGKAGASVQPVRRPTATRPAPPPPRRQSNPWLGWSLGIGAFLLLAFTPWFFINSILKDSSVKKSPSPVATETVTFGPAPGNSPTPPPTQSPSESPSATPSPIVETESLNVPPNQAKVQASGRTAMGKVKRYLINGRDGQVLTVAILKGAVTLDIRYPGGEPVEGATGVGSWQSPALTRVGDYQIDVIAARETDFTLEIGVQTPNPTLPSNPTLPESPSPSFPPTSEPSASPAPSN; encoded by the coding sequence ATGCAACCGCCAATCCCAAATGGAACTGTTCTGCAAGGCCACTACCGTCTGGTCAAAGTTTTAGGACAGGGTGGTTTTGGCCGGACCTACCTGGCTGAAGACCAGGGACGCTTTAATGAGCGCTGTGTGGTCAAAGAATTTATTCCAGTTCAGGGGGACACCTATGCGCTGGAGAAGTCCAAAGAACTGTTCCAGCGGGAAGCCGCTACTTTGTATCAAATTGAACATCCTCAGATTCCTCGGTTTCGAGCTACCTTCGAGCAAGGGCGTCGTCTTTTCTTTGTCCAGGATTTTGTCGAGGGTAAGACCTACAGCAAACTGCTGGAGGAACGGATGGAACAGGCCCAGGCGTTCTCTGAGCAGGAAATTATTCATCTGCTCCAGCAAATGTTGCCCATCCTGGCCTACATCCATGGGAAAGGCATTATTCACCGAGATATTTCACCAGACAACATCATGCTGCGGGAGCGCGATCGTCTGCCCGTATTGATTGATTTTGGGGTCGTGAAAGAGATTGCCAGCCAGGTCCAGGGTGCGGCGGGGCAAGTCACCCAAGGCACCACTGTAGGCAAGCTGGGGTTTGCACCCAGTGAGCAATTACAAACTGGCAAAGCCTATCCCAACAGTGATCTGTATGCTCTGGCTGTGACCTGTGTGGTTTTGCTGACGGGGCAGAGCCCCCAATCCATGCTGGATGAAACCACCCTGACCTGGCATTGGCATCATCGGGTACCGAGCCTCAGCCCCCTGCTGATTCAATTGATCAATAAAATGCTGAGTCCCAAGCCAACCAACCGCTACCAGTCAGCGACCGAAGTGGCCCAGACCCTGCGATCGTTGACCGGTCTGGTGCAGCCAGCCATCGCCCCGGATTCTAAGCCCACCACCCTTCAGGGGGGAGCGACGAATATTACCGGCAAGGCAGGGGCTTCTGTGCAGCCTGTGCGGCGGCCAACAGCCACCCGGCCTGCTCCGCCCCCACCCCGTCGCCAATCCAATCCCTGGCTGGGCTGGTCTCTGGGCATCGGGGCCTTTCTGTTACTGGCCTTTACCCCCTGGTTTTTCATCAACTCTATCCTCAAAGACAGTAGCGTTAAGAAATCACCCAGTCCGGTGGCAACAGAAACAGTTACGTTTGGACCAGCTCCAGGAAATTCGCCCACTCCGCCGCCAACCCAGTCCCCCAGCGAATCCCCCAGTGCAACTCCGAGCCCGATCGTGGAAACTGAATCCCTCAATGTTCCTCCCAATCAGGCTAAGGTGCAAGCTTCCGGGCGCACGGCCATGGGTAAGGTCAAACGTTATCTGATCAATGGGAGAGATGGGCAGGTGCTGACTGTTGCTATTCTAAAGGGAGCTGTGACGTTGGATATCCGTTACCCAGGGGGTGAACCCGTGGAAGGAGCAACCGGGGTTGGATCCTGGCAATCTCCGGCCCTGACTCGTGTGGGAGACTATCAAATTGATGTCATTGCTGCCCGGGAAACGGATTTTACCCTGGAGATTGGGGTGCAAACTCCCAATCCGACTTTACCCAGCAACCCAACCCTCCCGGAAAGTCCATCACCCAGCTTCCCGCCGACTTCTGAACCATCGGCTTCTCCGGCACCGAGTAACTGA